The sequence ggccggagatgcctcccaggcgtcctgctctcaccgcgcctcccaggcgtccagctctcaccgcgcctcccaggcgtccagctctcaccgcgcctcccaaacgcacagctctcaccgcgcctcccaggcgtccagctctcaccgcgcctcccaggcgtccagctctcaccgcgcctcccaggcgtccagctctcaccgcgccttccaggcgccctgctctgcctgcgccgctgaggcgtcctgctctccgtgcgccgctgaggcgtcctgctctccgtgcgccgctgaggcgtcctgctctccgtgcgccgctgagacgtcctgctctgcccgcgccgctgaggcgtcctgctctccgtgcgccgctgaggcgtcctgctctccgtgcgccgctgaggcgtcctgctctccgtgcgccgctgaggcgtcctgctctccgtgcgccgctgaggcgtcctgctctccgtgcgccgctaaggcgtcctgctctccgtgcgccgctgaggcgtcctgctctccgtgcgccgctgaggcgtcctgctctccgtgcgccgctgaggcgtcctgctctccgtgcgccgctgaggcgtcctgcactccgtgcgccgctgaggcgtcctgccctgACCGCACCGACTCGGCGTCCTGCCCTGACCGCACCGACTCGGCGTCCTGCCCTGACCGTGCCCCCCTGGGCGcctgaactttgtgggccaccatggtctcctgaactttttgttttcctcatgtttcccttgttgacccctcccttgtctgttccttccttgtctgtttcccctgttccccccgtcccaccctggtctgtccctcccgtcccgccctggtctgtccctcccgtcccgccctggtctgtccctcccgtcccgccctggtctgtccctcccgtcccgccctggtctgtccctcccgcgccgccctggtctgtccctcccgcgccgccctggtctgtccctcccgcgccgccctggtctgtccctcccgccccgccctggtctgtccctcccgccccgccccgccctggtctgtcccttctgtcccgccctggtctgtcccgcccatccctagtggagcgtctggtagccgctccttaaggagggggtagtgtcacatgcctgtcctgtcttgtgtgcacatgtgggttttgtcattctgagcatgagctcatgtaattgtctgattcctcccccctt is a genomic window of Pseudorasbora parva isolate DD20220531a chromosome 12, ASM2467924v1, whole genome shotgun sequence containing:
- the LOC137093485 gene encoding uncharacterized protein; the encoded protein is MGSFLFPSPSNYLQIARYVSFNYIRQQGADVRDFACSLLIKVDHMTYTEAEIKEVLNICLDMPLSPGEMEKLGHLGFWDFVHHIYHLGEPEHPRLAESQPTDGSLPSTVSGGPSPPMTRKRRRRRRSRPTLSDNSIGEDSALGVGEPVDCVPVVPIPVDRVLEVSVPVDWVPVVPMPVDCVPVVPVPVDRVPVVPMPVDCVPVVPVPVDHVPVVSIPMDRVPEVPVPVVPVPVDRVPVDSVPVDRIPVDAAGPEMPPRRPALRAPLRRPALRAPLRRPALRAPLRRPALPAPLRRPALRAPLRRPALRAPLRRPALRAPLRRPALRAPLRRPALRAPLRRPALRAPLRRPALRAPLRRPALRAPLRRPALRAPLRRPALRAPLRRPALTAPTRRPALTAPTRRPALTVPPWAPELCGPPWSPELFVFLMFPLLTPPLSVPSLSVSPVPPVPPWSVPPVPPWSVPPVPPWSVPPVPPWSVPPVPPWSVPPAPPWSVPPAPPWSVPPAPPWSVPPAPPWSVPPAPPRPGLSLLSRPGLSRPSLVERLVAAP